One genomic region from bacterium encodes:
- a CDS encoding zinc ribbon domain-containing protein, with protein sequence MFGASGTKNGVLRPYYVCSKRFNYHECEQDYVRGDLLETAIIEDVKSIFRDEQFMARLWEEANKRIGAEKPGLEKEIVRIDGLMAKTQGIIDRYFEAFEAGTMKAELCNEKVRNLRTRMEELEGEKRGLEARRERLELPAIDKEMLASIMDNFEKVMAEGPNPKKKHLLHRLVKKVLIHSRQTIEIWYALPNSRRFEDCNIWLPGQDSNLQPSG encoded by the coding sequence ATGTTCGGGGCCTCGGGAACCAAGAATGGCGTCCTCCGTCCGTATTACGTCTGTTCGAAGCGCTTCAACTACCACGAGTGCGAGCAGGACTATGTGCGAGGCGATCTCCTTGAAACGGCAATCATCGAGGACGTCAAGAGCATCTTCCGGGACGAGCAGTTCATGGCCCGCCTCTGGGAGGAAGCCAACAAACGGATCGGGGCCGAGAAGCCGGGCCTGGAGAAGGAGATTGTCCGGATCGATGGTTTGATGGCCAAGACCCAAGGGATCATCGACCGGTACTTCGAGGCCTTCGAGGCGGGGACGATGAAGGCGGAATTGTGCAATGAGAAGGTCCGGAACCTACGGACCCGGATGGAGGAGCTGGAGGGTGAAAAGCGGGGATTGGAAGCTAGGCGGGAGCGGCTCGAGCTGCCGGCCATCGACAAGGAGATGCTGGCGTCCATCATGGACAACTTCGAGAAGGTGATGGCCGAAGGGCCCAACCCAAAAAAGAAGCACCTTCTCCACCGGCTCGTGAAGAAGGTGCTTATTCATAGTCGTCAAACCATCGAGATCTGGTACGCGTTACCAAATTCTCGGCGGTTCGAAGACTGTAACATTTGGCTCCCTGGGCAGGACTCGAACCTGCAACCTAGTGGTTAA
- a CDS encoding VTT domain-containing protein gives MGDFAGPLARYGLTAVFLFTFLENIGLPIPAFPVLMLAGAYASTRHSTLLMILVAAAGGALLADTIWYLVGRWKGKGVLTHLCRVSFNPDACLERAVDGFHRRMAATILSAKFLPGVNTIMPPLAGVSAVPIPVFLLLDLGGVLLWAGAAVALGFAFGERIAETARGVQGMMGQLLLAGLAVTIAWRAGYRFWLVKRYGGHRVDPDEVHRRMREGEDLLLIDLRRDDDFAASDRMIAGAARLRPASFHRHAMHLPRDRDLVFYCT, from the coding sequence ATGGGCGACTTCGCGGGCCCGCTCGCCCGGTACGGGCTGACCGCGGTCTTCCTGTTCACGTTTCTGGAAAACATCGGGTTGCCCATTCCGGCGTTCCCCGTGCTGATGCTCGCCGGGGCCTACGCCTCCACCCGGCATTCCACGCTCCTGATGATCCTCGTCGCAGCGGCCGGGGGGGCGCTTCTTGCGGATACGATCTGGTACCTGGTCGGCCGATGGAAGGGGAAAGGGGTGCTTACGCACCTGTGCCGGGTATCGTTCAATCCCGACGCCTGCCTGGAGCGGGCCGTCGACGGCTTTCACCGCCGGATGGCGGCGACGATCCTCTCCGCGAAGTTCCTCCCGGGGGTGAACACGATCATGCCGCCGCTGGCAGGGGTCTCCGCGGTGCCGATTCCCGTTTTCCTCCTGCTGGACCTGGGAGGAGTCCTCTTGTGGGCCGGTGCGGCCGTTGCCCTGGGATTCGCCTTCGGGGAGCGGATCGCAGAGACGGCGCGCGGCGTGCAGGGGATGATGGGGCAGCTCCTCCTGGCCGGTCTCGCCGTAACGATCGCCTGGAGAGCCGGGTACCGGTTCTGGCTGGTGAAGCGGTACGGCGGCCACCGGGTCGACCCGGACGAGGTGCACCGGCGGATGCGTGAAGGAGAGGATCTCCTCCTCATCGACCTGCGACGCGACGACGATTTCGCCGCCTCGGACCGGATGATCGCCGGGGCGGCGCGGTTACGTCCCGCGTCGTTCCACCGGCATGCCATGCACCTCCCGCGGGACCGCGACCTGGTGTTCTACTGCACCTGA
- a CDS encoding PaaI family thioesterase → MGSSFSERRRSGNLHPPAADLVGFRMLSFADGESRFEMDAGRRHHNPMGTVHGGILCTLADSAMGMAFASTLGEGETFTTLEIKVNYLRPVFEEKLFASAKVVHRGRTVGLVECDITTEDGKLVARAVSTCSVLRGEKAEGR, encoded by the coding sequence ATGGGCAGTTCGTTTTCCGAGAGACGGAGAAGCGGGAACCTCCACCCGCCGGCGGCGGACCTGGTCGGATTCCGGATGCTGTCCTTCGCGGACGGGGAGTCGCGCTTCGAGATGGATGCAGGCCGCAGGCATCACAACCCGATGGGGACGGTCCACGGCGGGATCCTGTGCACACTGGCGGACTCGGCGATGGGGATGGCGTTCGCCTCCACCCTCGGGGAGGGGGAGACGTTCACCACCCTCGAGATCAAGGTCAACTACCTTCGGCCCGTCTTCGAGGAGAAGCTGTTCGCCAGCGCGAAGGTCGTCCACCGCGGCCGCACGGTCGGGCTGGTGGAGTGCGATATCACCACGGAAGACGGGAAGCTTGTCGCCCGGGCCGTCTCGACCTGCTCGGTCCTGAGGGGGGAAAAGGCGGAGGGGAGGTAA
- a CDS encoding CopD family protein: protein MLFGLLLFPARGVATEEFARRTGKECVACHVDPAGGGELNEAGKDFLASMVASGKALPASPVHRGVRFAAGFLHLLTAVMWFGTILYVHLLLKPAYASHGLPRGELLVGWGSIVVMAVTGTVLTVYRIPAWDALFHTRFGVLLTIKIAIFLVMTATAFIVTFIVGPRLKSRHAGMDPRKRDLTPAELSSFAGRDGAPVYFAYKGLIYDATGSKLWRKGSHLGKHQAGFDLTRMLHLAPHGEDRVLQLPVVGKLVEEGAPGKKPPHLKAFYFMTFLNLFLVLAVLLVIALWRWW from the coding sequence ATGCTCTTCGGGTTGCTCCTGTTCCCGGCGAGGGGAGTGGCGACCGAGGAGTTCGCGCGGCGGACCGGGAAGGAGTGCGTCGCCTGCCACGTGGATCCCGCGGGCGGAGGGGAGCTGAACGAGGCCGGCAAGGATTTCCTCGCATCGATGGTCGCCTCCGGGAAAGCCTTGCCGGCCTCTCCCGTTCATCGCGGCGTTCGTTTCGCGGCCGGCTTCCTCCACCTCCTGACGGCGGTGATGTGGTTCGGCACCATCCTCTATGTGCACCTGCTGCTCAAACCCGCGTACGCCTCTCACGGGCTGCCCCGGGGGGAGCTGCTGGTCGGGTGGGGCTCCATCGTCGTGATGGCCGTGACGGGGACGGTCCTGACGGTGTACCGGATCCCCGCGTGGGACGCCCTCTTCCATACCCGCTTCGGGGTCCTCCTGACGATCAAGATCGCCATCTTTCTCGTCATGACGGCGACCGCCTTCATCGTGACGTTCATCGTCGGGCCCCGCCTGAAGTCCCGCCACGCCGGGATGGATCCACGCAAACGGGATCTCACCCCGGCGGAGCTCTCCTCCTTCGCGGGGAGGGATGGCGCGCCCGTCTACTTCGCCTACAAGGGGTTGATCTACGACGCGACGGGGAGCAAGCTCTGGCGGAAAGGGAGCCACCTGGGGAAGCACCAGGCGGGGTTCGACCTGACCAGGATGCTCCATCTCGCCCCCCACGGCGAGGACCGGGTCCTGCAGCTCCCCGTGGTCGGAAAGCTCGTGGAGGAGGGGGCGCCCGGGAAAAAGCCGCCGCATCTGAAGGCGTTCTACTTCATGACGTTCCTCAACCTGTTCCTCGTGCTCGCCGTGCTGCTGGTCATCGCCCTGTGGCGGTGGTGGTGA
- a CDS encoding FAD-dependent oxidoreductase: MRFLILGGGPAGIAAAKTVRKRKPDAEIVLVTEETEAPYLRPLLPDLILGDAVDETILDPQGRDLEEKDVRRLAGRRAVRLDLGNRSVDCSDGTREGYDLLLIATGGKPDVPAPLREDLSAVRVFDSREDALAIRERAARPGTAVVYGPGYLAIEACRALRRTRKEVVWIKPDLPKYGYPIAGELEASILDAVRNRGARILDGEEIVQARERDAATTVIRTRGGEEIPCSLVVVATERVPSVGFLAGSGVKVGTGVLVDEFLRTSDPNVYAAGDCAEFPDNPKGVGRINFGWRSAIRQGQLAGENMAGGNRRFGGDEEDYFWALFGFSLLDRSRK, encoded by the coding sequence ATGCGGTTCCTGATCCTGGGGGGCGGTCCCGCGGGGATCGCGGCGGCAAAGACGGTCCGGAAACGGAAACCCGATGCGGAGATCGTCCTCGTCACGGAGGAGACGGAGGCCCCGTACCTGCGCCCCCTGCTGCCCGACCTGATCCTGGGGGACGCCGTGGACGAGACGATCCTCGATCCGCAAGGCCGGGACCTGGAGGAGAAGGATGTCCGGCGGCTGGCCGGGCGCAGGGCCGTCCGGCTGGACCTGGGGAACCGGTCGGTGGACTGTTCGGACGGGACACGGGAAGGGTACGACCTCCTCCTGATCGCGACCGGCGGCAAACCGGACGTGCCGGCGCCGTTGAGGGAGGATCTTTCCGCGGTCCGGGTATTCGACTCCCGTGAGGACGCGCTCGCCATCAGGGAGCGGGCGGCCCGTCCGGGGACCGCGGTGGTCTACGGCCCCGGCTATCTGGCGATCGAGGCGTGCCGGGCGCTGCGGAGGACCCGGAAGGAAGTCGTCTGGATCAAGCCGGACCTGCCGAAATACGGCTATCCGATCGCAGGCGAGCTCGAGGCGAGCATCCTGGACGCCGTCCGAAACCGGGGCGCGCGGATCCTTGACGGAGAGGAGATCGTTCAGGCGCGGGAGAGGGACGCGGCCACGACCGTGATCCGCACGCGCGGCGGGGAGGAGATCCCCTGCTCCCTGGTCGTGGTCGCCACGGAGCGGGTCCCTTCGGTCGGGTTCCTCGCCGGGAGCGGCGTGAAGGTGGGAACAGGGGTTCTCGTGGACGAATTTCTGCGGACGAGCGATCCGAACGTGTACGCGGCGGGGGACTGCGCCGAGTTCCCGGACAATCCGAAGGGGGTCGGCCGCATCAACTTCGGTTGGCGCAGCGCCATCCGGCAGGGGCAGCTGGCGGGAGAGAACATGGCGGGGGGGAACAGGCGGTTCGGCGGGGACGAGGAGGACTACTTCTGGGCCCTCTTCGGTTTCTCCCTCCTGGACCGGTCGAGGAAATGA
- the corA gene encoding magnesium/cobalt transporter CorA, with amino-acid sequence MARKRRKRYHPPGTQPGTLSAHAEAGDTPVRATAFRYDAGGCEERTVSPAEIPSLAPPAGGVLWLDVSGLSDPSAVRAIGDRFGIHPLALEDVLNVPQRPKVEWYGDCLLVVLREVRHPDPPEQVSFFLADRVVVSFQERPGDSFEPVRERLRQGKGRIRAEGADFLLYSLCDAVLDAFFPTLERLGDEVEEMEERLLVSPVPEEFVAIRRLKRALLEVRHAVWPARDALNLLLIEEHALIRPGTKVFFRDCYDHTIQLMDMVETFREMTSGLVDEYMSAVSNRMNEIMKVLTVVATIFIPLTFIAGVYGMNFDTKASPWNMPELTWAYGYPALLLLMAAVAGGMLCYFRRKRWI; translated from the coding sequence ATGGCGAGAAAACGGAGGAAACGGTATCACCCCCCCGGGACGCAGCCGGGGACGCTCTCGGCGCACGCCGAGGCGGGGGATACGCCGGTCCGGGCCACGGCGTTCCGGTACGATGCGGGGGGGTGCGAGGAGCGGACGGTTTCCCCCGCGGAAATCCCCTCCCTGGCACCGCCGGCGGGGGGGGTCCTGTGGCTCGACGTCTCCGGGCTCTCCGATCCCTCCGCGGTCCGGGCGATCGGCGACCGCTTCGGAATCCACCCCCTGGCGCTCGAGGACGTCCTGAACGTCCCGCAGCGGCCCAAAGTGGAGTGGTACGGCGATTGTCTGCTCGTCGTCCTGCGCGAGGTTCGCCACCCCGATCCCCCGGAACAGGTCTCCTTTTTTCTTGCCGACCGGGTCGTCGTCTCGTTCCAGGAGCGTCCCGGCGACTCGTTCGAACCGGTCCGGGAGCGGCTGCGGCAGGGGAAAGGGCGGATCCGCGCCGAAGGGGCCGATTTCCTGCTGTACTCCCTTTGCGACGCCGTGCTGGACGCTTTCTTTCCGACGCTGGAGCGGTTGGGCGACGAGGTGGAGGAGATGGAGGAGCGGCTGCTCGTCTCCCCCGTACCGGAAGAGTTCGTGGCCATCCGCCGCCTGAAGCGGGCGCTGCTGGAGGTGCGGCACGCCGTGTGGCCCGCCCGGGACGCGCTGAACCTGCTGCTGATCGAGGAGCACGCCCTGATCCGGCCCGGCACCAAGGTGTTCTTCCGGGACTGCTACGACCACACGATCCAGCTGATGGACATGGTGGAAACGTTCCGCGAAATGACGTCCGGGCTGGTGGACGAATACATGTCCGCCGTCTCCAACCGGATGAACGAGATCATGAAGGTGCTTACCGTCGTGGCGACCATCTTCATTCCCCTGACCTTCATCGCGGGGGTATACGGGATGAACTTCGACACGAAGGCGTCCCCATGGAACATGCCGGAACTCACGTGGGCGTACGGGTACCCCGCCCTTCTGCTCCTGATGGCGGCCGTCGCGGGCGGGATGCTGTGCTACTTCCGGCGGAAGCGGTGGATCTGA
- a CDS encoding M48 family metalloprotease codes for MRESGYGGLAASLLSICLLAAGVYSCAVNPVTGRSELALVSFSEEEEAALGAKAYTPAVQQQGGFYRDRELEAYVQEVGMRLARVSHRPNLNYRYRVLNSSVPNAFALPGGYIVINRGLLVGLSSEAEMAAVLGHETGHVTAKHSLAGYQRALAANVLVSGVVAAAGGRAGVQELSTITASLLENGFSRDQEREADWLGVDYMVKAGYNPEGAVRLQEYFYRQLEGGKNPLFLEGLFRTHPFSKERLDSARARIAQRYPETAKNPNFTFNETIFRRKTARLREVQEAYEIADEGDKLFKEKRYDEALAKYRAAARKEPGQAPFHSSAGRIHLLRKEYGLAETELRRAIELDGESFEPRFLMGGLRYERREHRAAIPELERSMELYPTKQAAAMLSKSYEALGDAANARKYAEMAK; via the coding sequence ATGAGGGAAAGCGGCTACGGAGGCCTTGCGGCCAGCCTTCTGTCGATCTGCCTGCTCGCCGCCGGAGTGTACAGCTGCGCGGTCAACCCCGTCACCGGCCGGTCCGAGCTGGCGCTGGTTTCCTTCTCCGAGGAGGAGGAAGCGGCGCTGGGCGCGAAGGCGTACACCCCCGCTGTCCAGCAGCAGGGCGGGTTCTATCGCGACCGGGAGCTGGAAGCGTACGTCCAGGAGGTGGGGATGCGGCTGGCCCGCGTCTCCCACCGCCCCAACCTCAACTACCGATACCGGGTGCTGAACTCCTCGGTTCCCAACGCCTTCGCCCTCCCCGGCGGGTACATCGTCATCAACCGGGGGCTGCTCGTGGGCCTTTCCAGCGAGGCGGAGATGGCCGCGGTGCTGGGCCACGAGACGGGGCACGTGACCGCAAAACACTCGCTGGCGGGCTATCAGCGGGCGTTGGCGGCGAATGTGCTCGTCAGCGGCGTGGTCGCCGCGGCGGGGGGACGCGCGGGGGTCCAGGAGCTGTCGACGATCACCGCATCCCTCCTCGAAAACGGCTTCTCGCGCGACCAGGAGAGGGAGGCCGACTGGCTCGGGGTCGACTACATGGTGAAGGCGGGGTACAACCCGGAAGGCGCCGTGCGTCTGCAGGAATATTTCTACCGGCAGCTGGAGGGAGGGAAGAATCCGCTGTTCCTCGAGGGGCTCTTCCGCACCCACCCGTTCTCGAAGGAGCGGCTGGACAGCGCCCGCGCCCGGATCGCGCAGCGGTACCCGGAAACGGCGAAGAATCCGAACTTCACCTTCAACGAGACGATCTTTCGCCGGAAGACCGCCCGCCTGCGGGAGGTGCAGGAGGCGTACGAGATCGCGGACGAGGGAGACAAGCTGTTCAAGGAGAAACGGTACGACGAGGCGCTGGCGAAGTACCGGGCGGCCGCCCGGAAGGAGCCGGGGCAGGCGCCGTTCCATTCGTCGGCCGGAAGGATCCACCTGCTGAGAAAAGAGTACGGCCTCGCGGAAACCGAGCTGCGCCGGGCGATCGAACTCGACGGCGAATCGTTCGAGCCGCGATTCCTGATGGGGGGCCTGCGATACGAGAGGCGGGAGCACCGGGCGGCGATCCCGGAGCTCGAGCGGAGCATGGAACTGTACCCGACGAAGCAGGCGGCGGCGATGCTGTCGAAGTCGTACGAGGCTCTGGGGGACGCGGCCAACGCGAGAAAGTACGCCGAGATGGCGAAATAG
- a CDS encoding radical SAM protein produces MSKEEFIPKWIAWEVTGRCNLNCIHCRASSSMTSHDSDFSLPEAKQLIDDIAEISKPVLVLSGGEPLLRKDLFEIAKYGTEKGFRMCIATNGVLVTDEVVGRMKESGIRICSLSLDGSTAAVHDDFRKQPGAFEATLRAAEIFNRNGMQFIVNSSFTKRNQHDIAATCKLAKSIGAHAWYMFMIVPTGRGEAIMSELISKEDYEEILEWHYRMEKEETEMLVRPTCAPHYYRVRLQKMKEEGEKFQPRSLTFSTGGGKGCICAQSICFIDSKGNVQPCSYFPVVAGNVKKRKFGEIWHKSELFESLRAFEKYKGRCGECEYINVCGGCRARADAVLEDYLEEEPFCSYVPIRTRKRLAGAVQAGKSSKEPIPRST; encoded by the coding sequence TTGTCCAAGGAAGAGTTCATCCCGAAGTGGATCGCCTGGGAAGTGACCGGCCGATGCAACCTGAACTGCATCCATTGCCGCGCCTCTTCCTCGATGACGTCCCATGACTCGGATTTTTCGCTCCCCGAGGCGAAACAGCTGATCGACGACATCGCGGAGATCTCCAAGCCGGTGCTGGTCCTCTCCGGCGGGGAGCCCCTTCTGCGGAAGGACCTCTTCGAGATCGCGAAGTACGGGACGGAGAAGGGGTTCCGGATGTGCATCGCGACGAACGGCGTCCTCGTCACGGACGAGGTCGTGGGAAGGATGAAGGAGTCGGGGATCCGGATCTGCTCCCTGTCGCTGGACGGCTCCACGGCGGCGGTCCACGACGACTTCCGCAAGCAGCCGGGGGCGTTCGAGGCGACGCTGCGGGCGGCGGAGATCTTCAACCGCAACGGGATGCAGTTCATCGTCAACTCCTCCTTCACGAAGAGGAACCAGCACGACATCGCGGCCACCTGCAAGCTGGCGAAATCGATCGGCGCCCACGCGTGGTACATGTTCATGATCGTCCCCACGGGCCGGGGCGAGGCGATCATGAGCGAGCTGATCAGCAAGGAGGATTACGAGGAGATCCTCGAGTGGCACTACAGGATGGAAAAGGAAGAGACGGAGATGCTCGTGCGCCCCACCTGCGCGCCGCACTATTACCGTGTGCGCCTGCAGAAGATGAAGGAGGAGGGGGAGAAATTCCAGCCCCGGTCCCTCACGTTCTCCACCGGCGGAGGCAAGGGATGCATCTGCGCCCAGTCGATCTGCTTCATCGACTCGAAGGGGAACGTGCAGCCGTGCTCGTATTTCCCCGTGGTGGCGGGCAACGTGAAGAAACGGAAGTTCGGGGAGATCTGGCACAAATCGGAGCTGTTCGAGTCGCTGCGCGCCTTCGAGAAGTACAAGGGGCGGTGCGGCGAGTGCGAATACATCAACGTCTGCGGCGGCTGCCGGGCGCGGGCCGACGCGGTCCTCGAGGATTATCTCGAGGAGGAGCCGTTCTGCAGCTACGTGCCGATCAGGACCCGCAAGCGCCTGGCCGGGGCGGTCCAGGCGGGAAAATCCTCCAAAGAACCGATCCCGAGGTCGACATGA
- the hemE gene encoding uroporphyrinogen decarboxylase encodes MTEYRFLKACRREPVDVTPVWIMRQAGRYLPEYQKIRGNNSFLTMCKTPELAAQVTLQPVERLGVDAAILFSDILIPVEAMGVPLKFHDGKGPLLGKAIRGQKDVDSLFVPDPAEKVPFVMEAIRILRKELDGKVPLIGFSGAPFTLASYIVEGGTSKNFIQLKQLMYQAPEVYRSLMGKIAKTVIQYLNAQIAAGAQAVQIFDTWAGVLTPGDYEEYALPYTRQVVAGLNRKGVPVIHFANDCATLLTAIRTLAVDVVAVDWRIPLDVAAMVIGPDKAVQGNMDPTMLFHPPEKIDDCVRDVLRRGEKASSHIFNLGHGILPPTNPEHAIAMVEAVHRLGRKV; translated from the coding sequence ATGACGGAGTACCGATTCCTGAAAGCGTGCCGGCGCGAGCCGGTCGACGTCACCCCCGTGTGGATCATGCGGCAGGCGGGCCGATACCTCCCCGAGTACCAGAAGATCCGCGGGAACAATTCGTTCCTCACGATGTGCAAGACCCCGGAGCTGGCCGCTCAGGTCACGCTCCAGCCGGTCGAGCGGCTTGGCGTGGACGCGGCGATCCTCTTCTCCGATATCCTCATCCCGGTCGAGGCGATGGGGGTGCCGCTCAAGTTCCACGATGGGAAGGGGCCGCTGCTCGGGAAGGCGATCCGGGGACAGAAGGACGTGGATTCCCTCTTCGTGCCCGACCCGGCGGAGAAGGTCCCCTTCGTGATGGAGGCGATCCGCATCCTCCGCAAGGAGCTCGACGGGAAGGTTCCGCTGATCGGATTTTCGGGCGCCCCGTTCACGCTCGCCTCCTACATCGTGGAGGGCGGGACCTCGAAGAACTTCATCCAGCTGAAGCAGCTGATGTACCAGGCGCCGGAGGTGTACCGGTCCCTCATGGGCAAGATCGCGAAGACGGTGATCCAGTACCTCAACGCCCAGATCGCCGCGGGCGCCCAGGCGGTGCAGATCTTCGACACGTGGGCGGGGGTCCTCACCCCGGGGGACTACGAGGAGTATGCCCTCCCCTACACCCGCCAGGTCGTCGCGGGGCTGAACCGGAAGGGGGTCCCCGTGATCCACTTCGCGAACGACTGCGCCACGCTCCTCACCGCCATCCGGACGCTCGCCGTGGACGTCGTGGCCGTGGACTGGCGGATCCCGCTCGACGTGGCGGCGATGGTCATCGGTCCGGACAAGGCGGTGCAGGGGAACATGGACCCGACGATGCTGTTCCACCCGCCGGAGAAGATCGACGACTGCGTTCGGGACGTCCTGCGGCGCGGCGAGAAGGCGTCCTCCCACATCTTCAATCTCGGGCACGGGATCCTTCCGCCAACCAATCCGGAGCACGCGATCGCGATGGTGGAGGCGGTCCACCGCCTCGGCCGGAAGGTGTGA
- the hemH gene encoding ferrochelatase, translated as MSGASGKDRSGSAEGPLTGVVLLNMGGPDSLDAVRPFLARLFSDKELIRLPAAAVTQPLFAWIVSGLRSRTVRRYYEEIGGGSPIAAITERQRFTLEEALRGGRGRFKVYTGMRYWHPLAKHAALEMKEDGVARAIALPLYPHFCSATTGSSFSDLRRWMKWAGCSCPLTEIRSYPDHPMYVAALAGTIASVTQGADHGGLFLLFSAHGVPQSLIDGGDPYREETARTVAAVMRSFPGLPHGISYQSKVGPTAWLPPDTVSEVTRLAREGVKRLVVVPVSFVSEHIETLHELDVRLAAHARRAGIQSFLRAPALNDAPLFISALKDLVLGAGGGHSSPASPNKPGMSPSGGGT; from the coding sequence GTGAGCGGCGCATCGGGAAAAGATCGGAGCGGGTCCGCCGAAGGACCCCTCACGGGCGTCGTCCTCCTGAACATGGGGGGGCCCGACTCCCTGGACGCCGTCCGCCCGTTCCTCGCGAGGCTCTTCTCCGACAAGGAGCTGATCCGGCTGCCCGCGGCGGCGGTAACGCAGCCGCTCTTCGCCTGGATCGTGTCGGGGCTTCGCTCCCGGACGGTCCGCCGGTATTACGAGGAGATCGGCGGAGGGTCGCCCATCGCCGCGATCACGGAGCGCCAGCGGTTCACCCTGGAGGAAGCGCTGCGCGGGGGGCGGGGGCGCTTCAAGGTGTACACGGGGATGCGATACTGGCACCCCCTTGCGAAACACGCGGCCCTAGAGATGAAGGAGGACGGAGTGGCCCGGGCGATCGCCCTTCCCCTCTACCCGCATTTCTGTTCGGCCACCACGGGATCGAGTTTTTCCGACCTGCGCCGCTGGATGAAGTGGGCGGGGTGTTCCTGCCCGTTGACGGAGATCCGCTCCTACCCGGATCACCCGATGTACGTCGCGGCGCTCGCCGGGACGATCGCCTCCGTGACGCAGGGTGCGGACCACGGCGGCCTCTTTCTCCTCTTCAGCGCCCACGGGGTTCCCCAGTCGTTGATCGACGGCGGGGACCCGTACCGGGAGGAGACGGCGCGCACCGTCGCGGCGGTGATGCGCTCCTTCCCCGGCCTGCCGCACGGAATCTCGTACCAGAGCAAGGTGGGCCCGACGGCGTGGCTCCCCCCCGACACCGTCTCCGAGGTGACGCGGCTCGCGCGGGAGGGAGTGAAGAGGCTGGTCGTCGTCCCGGTGAGCTTCGTATCGGAGCACATCGAAACGCTTCACGAGCTCGACGTACGGCTGGCCGCCCACGCGCGGCGTGCGGGTATACAATCGTTCCTGCGGGCGCCCGCGCTGAACGACGCGCCGCTGTTCATCTCCGCGTTGAAAGACCTCGTACTGGGCGCTGGCGGAGGACACTCCTCCCCTGCGTCCCCAAATAAACCAGGAATGTCCCCCTCAGGGGGAGGCACATGA
- the hemG gene encoding protoporphyrinogen oxidase → MPRIVIIGAGLSGLATAHFLVKSLSDAGKEAEILLLEADAVPGGKMRTIRQDGFSMEWGPNGFLTNKPDGMQLVKELRIGGRLARSSDLARRRFILSGGKLHRLPETPPAFFKSRLLSLPGRLRILWEPFASAPPADVDESLGEFARRRLGPEALEKLIDPMVTGIFAGDPDRMSLRSCFPVIHDLERKYGGLVRGMLGVRKERAKQGVRGEMSAGPGGVLMSFDHGVQTLTDTLAGQLSEGLHLNVAVDRIERRGGAYVLSLSADGVREEMAANVVVIAAPAYAASGIVSTLDEGLAELLAGIPYSPITVAALGYRKDTIGNPLAGFGFLVPRGERRKILGALWDSSVFPDRAPEGKALLRVMVGGVRAPALAALPEAELLAIVREELREIMGISGEPVLARTFFHDRGIPQYLVGHGERLERIDARLAELPGLHLNSNAYRGIALNDCVRESRATAGRIARAL, encoded by the coding sequence ATGCCTCGTATCGTGATTATCGGAGCCGGCCTTTCCGGGCTGGCGACCGCCCACTTTCTCGTGAAGTCCCTCTCCGACGCGGGGAAGGAGGCCGAGATCCTGCTGCTCGAGGCCGACGCGGTCCCGGGCGGGAAGATGCGGACGATCCGCCAAGACGGTTTCTCCATGGAGTGGGGGCCGAACGGCTTCCTCACGAACAAGCCGGACGGCATGCAGCTGGTGAAGGAACTCCGCATCGGGGGTCGCCTGGCCCGCTCCTCCGACCTCGCCCGCAGGCGGTTCATCCTTTCCGGCGGGAAGCTGCACCGCCTCCCCGAGACGCCACCGGCGTTCTTCAAGTCGCGGCTGCTCTCCCTTCCGGGCCGTCTGCGGATCCTGTGGGAGCCGTTCGCTTCGGCCCCCCCCGCGGACGTCGACGAGTCGCTCGGGGAGTTCGCGAGGCGGCGGCTCGGTCCCGAGGCCCTGGAGAAGCTGATCGACCCGATGGTCACCGGCATCTTCGCCGGCGACCCGGACAGGATGTCGCTTCGCTCCTGCTTCCCCGTGATCCACGACCTGGAGAGGAAGTACGGCGGCCTCGTGCGCGGGATGCTCGGCGTACGGAAGGAGCGGGCGAAGCAGGGCGTGCGGGGGGAGATGTCCGCGGGGCCGGGCGGGGTGCTGATGTCGTTCGATCACGGGGTGCAGACGCTGACCGACACCCTCGCCGGGCAACTCTCGGAGGGATTGCACCTGAACGTGGCCGTGGACCGGATCGAGCGGCGCGGAGGGGCGTACGTCCTTTCGTTGTCCGCGGACGGGGTCCGGGAAGAGATGGCGGCAAACGTGGTCGTGATCGCCGCGCCGGCGTACGCCGCCTCCGGGATCGTTTCCACGCTCGACGAAGGACTGGCGGAACTCCTCGCCGGGATCCCCTATTCGCCGATCACCGTGGCGGCGCTGGGATACCGGAAAGACACGATTGGAAACCCCCTCGCCGGGTTCGGCTTCCTCGTCCCGCGCGGGGAGAGGCGGAAGATCCTGGGGGCGCTGTGGGACTCGAGCGTCTTCCCGGACCGGGCGCCGGAGGGGAAAGCCCTGCTGCGCGTGATGGTGGGGGGAGTGCGCGCGCCTGCGCTTGCCGCGCTGCCCGAGGCGGAGCTGCTCGCCATCGTCCGGGAGGAGTTGCGGGAGATCATGGGGATCTCCGGCGAGCCGGTCCTCGCGAGGACGTTCTTCCATGACCGGGGGATCCCGCAATATCTCGTCGGCCACGGGGAGCGGCTGGAGCGGATCGACGCTCGGCTGGCGGAACTACCCGGCCTGCACCTGAACAGCAACGCCTACCGCGGGATCGCCCTCAACGACTGCGTCCGGGAGTCGCGCGCGACCGCCGGGCGGATCGCCAGGGCGCTGTAG